GGACTAGAACTAACATACAATAAGTACAGAATACTACTCAAATTTTCTCTCAATATTGCTACTACAGGAGCGTATTCGAGAAATCAATTGTAgagaatatcattttcaatataTCTTATGAGTAAAATTTTCTCGACACAATTTCAATTGAGAAGTAATTCTGAAAAATGCATAATTATGTTCTTGTAGTCATAGGTAAATTTATCATACCAGGCTTTTGAAATAATGACCATCTTCTGGTGGCCAAATCTTTTTGTTAAAGAACGACCATCTTCAGGTggtcgaatctttttctttaaagATTTCAAAGGACAAATGAATCCTCAAatataattgattttctataataGCATCTCCAAAATTCATTGCATCAGAATATAAGTATTTATTACAAATAATTCTAAAGATAAATAAGTAGAATTAAAAGGAGAAATATTACCTCAAAAATGTCAAAAAGTATATGTTCTTGTTTAGTAGTTGCTCAGTAGTAGACACTTGTATTTTGCAATCATTCAAAGGTTAACCAtaataaattgaaataaatttatAGGTTAGAAATTTACCTCAATAAATAGACAGATGTTGCCGAAAAAATACGGGCAGAATCTCTTGTTTCAATTTTACTCAAGGTAAAGCCTccgttttcaccttttgctcaaaagtagagactcgtgctgataacgtgttataaaactaataaaataaaccactataatatcaagtgaaatattggagatattagagaaagaagtagagaaaATAGAGAGTGATTATCTTATTATTCCAACTAATACAAAAGTCCTGCTAAAGGGAGTCAATGTACCTCTATGTATAGatactacaagattaaaggaacattaatcctattaaacacccactactacaagaatatgaagaaacctatgaaacggttcttccactacatgaatagatttatggattgtaacttctatacataatgtagtcataaatcatgaattaatcctcttgggaatacaaagggacatccatacttttaattgtttcataacatGAATAGAGTTTTTTTGTTCTATGTTCTTCTaatgaaattttctattttgatctaatattttttcaactttctcaaatttaactgataaaaatattttaagagACTAAAGTGATAGAAATACTAAAAGTCAAGGGTATAAAGtgtaaaaaacccttttgataGTCAAATAACATATTTGATTTTCTactcaaaaattacatatccTGTCAACTTAGACCTTTTGTCGAGGAGGTTAAGTCATAAAAAGTTCCACTATGAAACCTCCTATTTTCCCTTCTCCTTGTACAATTGGAGCTTTCCACTGAACCcaaagataaataaataaatgataaaaaactATAAGTAGGCACTAAAGTGATAAACATGCTAAAGTTTAGGTGGCTGAAGTGTTTGAAACACTGGAGTTTTCTTGCAATGCTATACTTGGAGTCCTAATAGGAAACGGAATAGACGCATTATAGGGCATCCCATTATAGGATTcctaaaagaaaaattttgcaaaCTTCCAAAGTATACGAAAACCTCcacatcttttctttttcctttacttTCAACTCATCCCCTCGAAGTTAATTGTATCAATTCAAGAGCCAAAACCATGGAAAAAGAAGTGCCGCTGTACTTGCCGGAAGGCATAATCCACCATATATTCTCTTTTCTCAACACAAAACAGAGAGCCCAAGCAAGCCTTTTATCCAAGGCTTGGCTGAAGGCATGGCGCACAAACCCCAGATTAGATTTTGATGATCGGTACTTCCACCAAATAAAGAACCCTGTTTGTAAATTTTTCGAGGATCAACGAAATTGCTCACTTAAGCATCCAGGAAATTGCTCGAGTTGTGAAGAGAAGTTCAGGGCCCATGTTAGCAATTATACTTTGTTGCGGAAACATGATTACCAAGATCATCATATAGAGGAGTTCAATCTTTCCATGACCTTGATCAAGGACGATTATGTGGCTTGTGACCTGATCAACACATGGCTTGGGTTTGCTGTAGAATTTGGTGTCAAAGTTCTTCAAGTCACTTTGCATCAAGGTCTGTATTCATCGTACACTCTGCCTATTGGTCACATATTACCTAAGGCTGAATCATTAACAGAGTTACGGGCTAAAAATTGTAGATTCCCAATGCAGATATATGGTGAAAGGAATATTATGTGCAAGAATATCAAGGtattaaaatttgaagaagTCTACATAACTAACGAGATGTTTGATTGCTTAATTGCGGGTTGCCCCTCGATCAATGATTTGGTGATCATTGATTGCAGGGGCTTGAACAAAATCGAGTTGATCAATCTTTGCAGCCTCGAAAAACTTCGTATATATGTAAAGAATGATTTAACTATCAAAGTTGATCAAGCACCTTGTCTTGAGAATGTTGAGTTGTTGTCTTTGGAATGGATGAATTTTGTTCAACTGGGCACATCTCCAAATTTGAAGAGCTTATCACTATATAGTGGCAGATGTATCAGAAATGGTCAATTGTTCGATGACTTCGTGACTAAATTTCCTCGTCTCGAGTATCTGAGAGTTATAGAATCTGGTAGCTTTTCTGGCTTGGAAAGAATAAATCTAACAAGCCACTCGCTGAAGCACATACACTGGTTTTCAACTTCAGAAATGCCCAAAGAATTAGATATTGATGCTCCAAGCCTTGCATCTTTCTCATATACCAATCAAATCATCCCAAATTTATCTTTTGCAAGTGCTTCATGCAAAATGAGGTCTTGTATTTCTATATGCTGCCCTCATCTCATTGACTACTCGTGGTTTCTGAGGTTGTATAAGCTGGTGTTGAATTTGGTTCCGTCTAGAATATCACTTGGCATCGAACTCCCTCACGCTAAACATGGCTTCCAAGAGAGCATAGAAGACAGATTGATTGCGATGATTGCGAGTACTTGTGTTCCTGTTCAAGTTGAGGAACTCCAGTTATATACGGTGGCCAAGTGGTCACCAAACATTGATGAACATAGTTGTATTAATCTTATTGATGGTTTGTTATTGGCATGTCATCCTAAGACTTTAGTCTTGCCGAAAACGAAGGCACATCTAAGTACTGGCAACTTCATGATCAAGTACTTGCTCAACATGCTGGCTGACAGACGGGATGAGGAGTCCTGCAAATCTCCTTGCACTAAGTTATGGCAGAAGGATCTAAAGAAAGTAGTTATCAAGCAGCCGCCACTGGACTGCAACACTTTGCTGGATGAATCAGTGAGTTTTGAGAGTGGGAAGATGCAGATTATTTTTGCTTTAGAATGGGATGATGATGCATCTTTGAATTCAAGCAAGGCCCGAGTACGTAGCAGATACCATGAGCCTTGAGGAATTAAGCTTAGATTCCTAGTTTCACAAGCTCTGTTTAATTGGTTCTTGAAGAAGAGTCGCTTAGCTAATTCACCTAAAAGTAAGTTACATTTCAT
This region of Coffea arabica cultivar ET-39 chromosome 3c, Coffea Arabica ET-39 HiFi, whole genome shotgun sequence genomic DNA includes:
- the LOC113735560 gene encoding uncharacterized protein; amino-acid sequence: MEKEVPLYLPEGIIHHIFSFLNTKQRAQASLLSKAWLKAWRTNPRLDFDDRYFHQIKNPVCKFFEDQRNCSLKHPGNCSSCEEKFRAHVSNYTLLRKHDYQDHHIEEFNLSMTLIKDDYVACDLINTWLGFAVEFGVKVLQVTLHQGLYSSYTLPIGHILPKAESLTELRAKNCRFPMQIYGERNIMCKNIKVLKFEEVYITNEMFDCLIAGCPSINDLVIIDCRGLNKIELINLCSLEKLRIYVKNDLTIKVDQAPCLENVELLSLEWMNFVQLGTSPNLKSLSLYSGRCIRNGQLFDDFVTKFPRLEYLRVIESGSFSGLERINLTSHSLKHIHWFSTSEMPKELDIDAPSLASFSYTNQIIPNLSFASASCKMRSCISICCPHLIDYSWFLRLYKLVLNLVPSRISLGIELPHAKHGFQESIEDRLIAMIASTCVPVQVEELQLYTVAKWSPNIDEHSCINLIDGLLLACHPKTLVLPKTKAHLSTGNFMIKYLLNMLADRRDEESCKSPCTKLWQKDLKKVVIKQPPLDCNTLLDESVSFESGKMQIIFALEWDDDASLNSSKARVRSRYHEP